From the genome of Phlebotomus papatasi isolate M1 chromosome 2, Ppap_2.1, whole genome shotgun sequence:
CACTGAGAGCCTGGGGCAGACGAGAAGTTTCTACACGACTGCTGATGTCTGCTATGGAAAAAGTAAgtccaatttttattaaaaaaaaagcaggaTAATATCCCCAAATATTGCGATCATGACCGCGCAGGCATTCCCGAACGGCTCAAAATTTGTCTACTCCCACAATTTGCACCCTGAATATGttatttagaacattctataatGTACCGGGAACcttgaaaataaaaatcctGATCATGACAATAATTCatacagtaggctctctctcaattgggcatttggggcaaaatgtcatccagtttatcgatatatttgggcgtcaaagcctttataaattccacaaaaagcgctcaattataaagaatcacgataaaataggaataactacagcgaatttgagcaaattagcttcataattagacgtgaaaattgtcagtaaaatttttcgcccgattgaaaaaagagccgattgagggagagtctactgtatatctttttcacatctttttgtttctcgaaactacatttttttgttattttttgcattaaagtatgcaaaaactaaaaatttatggaaatccGAGGAATAAAAAGgtgtccggaattgcaagcggccggaatttggtacacttaccctaattataatcaaaataatgatttgactaaatttttaaaaattattcgttttaagagttaaaataactcctctcaagagttaaaaaaaatcttttagagttaatataactctttcaaatcctaaaatggatagattttgcaattttatgtttttttttttaattttataattctctttattaatattttcttgacctcaagttccctatgttccgagcgaaatatcataCATGATGTACGCACATgacttcatgaaacactgtactcttagaaaaattttgtCCCAACTACTTCATATAcagttatggaaactataaaatatagtacgCATAGACCCATTCATATATTTAGgtagggtaactaaatgaaatagttgaccaatactagttacagtatctttttcatttagttattataactaaattagattagtagcgagtactataacatattagttccaataactaaataaatatggttgatacccatcttatttgctgtaataactataccatattagttgtggttactatatagctcgaaataagtaaaaaaccactctttactattaaaaaagttgtcagaactttatgaaaatataagcccatttatttgcattagttgtgagaactaaaaggaattagtgaccaatattagttgggatatcgatttcatttaattaacacaagcaaatataattgtatgaaagcattacgaaataattgccgcaacttatccacgtaaatattgtcttatattctcactactaataaatttattatgagtaaaatgttttaagattataataactatttttaatagatttgataataatcactcgatcaactaattttcattagttaatgatgtctaaacttttctaagagtgtgttaggcatatttctagttgatgttccatatgaactttgtcacacgaaaatcttcttgactgaagtatattcttaaaacgaaaacacttaagcatatacttcagtcgagatgaaattttacatcgaaaaagagtaataagtacatcgatattcgtagaagTAATTCAACTCTGctatagagttgttttaactttttaggtttttaattaattcttattaaaaatctcattcacCCTGAGATGATTTACCAACTCTTATTGAGGGTTTGAATTTGAAACAGATGGTCACTTCCTGATTGCTGCTTCCAACAATGAATGTCGGAATAAAACCTTAATTGTCCAATGCTTCAGAGTGATTGTCAAGAAGACGGATGAGAAATTGACTATAACGAGTCACTCTCTGCCCAGTTTCTTCATTGATGAAGGAATTGGGCGAGATTTGCCTGATTTGGATCTACTGAAGGTCAAATGGACCTTCCAGGAGGACACAGACACTCTTATTGTGGCAATGAATTCCAGTATTGGGGGTTTTATTGAGGTTTGGGGCCTTGTGGAAAAATCCACTCCCATCCACAAACTCTTCCAGGCCAATAAATCTGAGGTCTTCAAGGCTTTTGtgagtcttttttttcttattgtgaTATTAGAGCAAAAGAAATTATTGGTTTATTGGGCATTTATTGGGATTTTCAGGTTTGGACTCCTCAGAGTCACTTTAGGTACTCTTCGAAGATTTTGAATATCTGTACCAGTAAACTTCAGCTGGGATCTTCTGGGTATATTTCTGTGGTGATGGCAGATAATTCTGTATTTTGTCTGCATCGAGATACTCTCAGTAAAGCAGCAACGGGTAGTTTGAATGTAACGCATCGAATGGATATGAATGATAGCTCAAAACAGGTGAAGCTAAGTGCTACTCCGAGGGATATTGATGCTTCCTGGATGGGGCATTTGTTGGTGTGCCTGGACAATTTGGGACAGTTGTTTGTGTTCAAGAGCAACAACATGCCAGAACAACTTGGAATGCCATCAACAATCCAACATACTGTCTCCCTTCTGGAGTATTGCATTGTGGCTGGATATGACTACCTGGATATTCTTCTGGCCATCAGATCCAGTACCATTGACAATATTGTTGAGAGATTGTCTGAGAACTTCAATAGACAAGTCAATCCCATTCAGCAATTTTACTATGTGAACTTTCTCACCATGAAGACGAATCTCTACAGATTGTCTCCTTCTGGGCAGAATAAATCACAAGATCTGGCATGTTTGCTAATGCTTCATTCCATTTTGATAGCTTTCAAGAGTCTTCTGAGACCTTCAGATCTTACCTGCCATGACAAGGGTCCTGCAGAATATCTCGCCAGTGAGTCTCAATCTtcagacaatttatttttctatttgtagaaaaaatattttgtaatttcaGTGGGTTTATCAGAGTCCAACACTGACGTTGACAAGGTCCTGCTCAATCTCGAGGCAAAAGACTTTACTGTGGAACCATCGACTCTTCAGAGTCTTCAGCAATTGATTCAGTGGGTCTCTGACTTGGCCCTCAATATCCTTGCTCGACTTCCAGAAACGAGGTCAAGTGGAGGCAATATGAAAAATACAGGGGTaagttttcaaactatttttttaaattgaaattatcttcataattttgGTTCCAAAGTactgaattttttttcacaaggttTAGCtacaattttaacattttgatattttaggtttttgtaaatatttttcagaaaattttctaatttcgcataatttatcgtttatcgattctaaaccgattcataaatcactcaaaagatcccacgaaatagttttaagagtagcaaaatatttcaggtaaaaaattatttatcgattaTGAAACGGTAATGAACGGATTCATAACCGATGGAAATCGGTTCAggtttgtcaggaattccaagaccattCCAACGACCGCAAACGTGATATCATTCGGTTGAGGAATGCGCTTTCCAGAGggttttaatggttttaatcCTTCGAAGTAATCAGAAGAATGGCAAAATGTTGCAAACGCtgatacatttttaattttttagaagcATTTCTTCCCTCTGATTAAAACTCAATTTCTTATCaactaattaattattaataatttaatgaatgaatgaattaattatttaattgataaatttttaaaaaagttttaattaatcaattaatttatttattaagagGGAGTAATGGAAATTAAGGAGAAAACGACTTCAAATAATATTGCCTGAtatgggggtcatcgaagactagaAATCGATATGTATTACCGTTTGAATTCTATGCCAGTACCAAACTTTcggataaataaaaataaaatattaaggatAAGTCAATTTACGAGTTTAATGCCACTTCCCTATTGATATCGtaagttcgtaaaaccaccgctaTATAACCGCTatagttaaataactcaaaaactcaATCTGCactgggctcaaattttagtatattgtatctgCATATTATacttatcaaacaaaaaaaattaagttacaCGATAAGTCCTGAGCCGAGTCGTAAGGGGTGAAATTTCGAAAGATTATCGGCCTCTATCTCctgttctaattaacattttgacctaaattttgttttttttttggtttcgtctcgatgagcactttcgcTTTTGTGCAAGTTGAGCAAATTTTAGATTGTTGTAGTCTAGCTATTCTGCTGCTTCAGGACCAAATTGTTCTTGcggtgagcgtcggtgaggtggtttaatccaaaaCACTCAATACACTCAAAGTTCCAACGATCAaacgacgctcaccggaaggacaattttgtcctgaaacagCAGAATAGAAGTCTCACCGTCGGTTTCACCTACCAGAAAGTAGTCTAGCTAGgcgaagtttccaaaaagtggcgtgggtttGCTGTGGTTAAAATAAAACCGGAGGTATGAGGTATATGAGaagtcaaagttcacgaaattcaaatcgTATTTCCAGTTCTATTTGATTGATTTTGATAAATGAGGGCCGCAAATTAAAGGTTTCGCAAAGCGCTACAACTttatagaacatttgaacttaataggaccaacaccagggtcGCCACattcgaaaaaccaattttcatattacataaactcaattatctcgaaTCTTGCTCGGAAACCGTTACAGGTTTGCGAAATCTTcgtttttacacttttgtttttcctagtttatttttcactgagaaaaaaaaagaggctacgattagcTTTTTTTcgccataactttaacacttttcgggtgtaaaaatatatcaaaattttgaaaatggtaattttacaccttttgagggtaaaatcaacatgaaaaagggtaacttcaacccataatacacctaaaaagggtaatatttacaccgatttcggattaatactgcagggtaaaattaacatttccagaatgttatattgactttttcgaatttctctcagtcttggaatctttgtcttcggtaatatttatttttggatactttGTCTTTGCAAATCTCGTCTCTTATACGTTTTGCAcaagtaattttataaaataaaataatgaaatgacAAAGGGCTTTATACGCCTTAGGTCTAAAAGAGTTTAGAGTCAAACTTCAAAAGCTCTAATTATCAATATCGCCTattggggcaaaggaaaatatTCTGTACTTTGGGAAGTTAtaagtgaaaaatatataaaagacaagatttcccgAGATGAAGTGtccaaaaaaacaaagattagggtaagtgtgctaaatttcggcatagttgcatgcaagcgccaaagtctcaagtttgaaatgtataatatttttaatacaaatcgatctttttaaattacttctttctaaggagtgttgtttggaacgtttggaaccttgtagacagtttatggtctttattttttctaaaatcattcctaatacattttaaaattaataaaaatgtagacatagctttaaaggcctatttcggccaccttcatttttataattccttgcccttccggaatttttccaatgtctttttcacatcatctcgtttgtcgaagcgaccatttattattatttttttgcattgtataatctccagaaaatgaaaaaactaaaaattcattgaaattagaagaagaaaaaatgtggccggaattgcaagctggccgaaatttggtacatttaccctatcgaagacaaagattccaaagtcTAACTGGGAAAGCAAGTGTAAAAAACAGAATGGAAAAACGAAGACTCCTGATCCCTCTATAAGTGTAtctgttcattttaaaatctgtgatataaaaatcaatttgaaacaCTTTGGCTGTCTACTGTTCATTGAATTTGGCATTTGTCTCTTTTATAACGATAAATTTGGTTAAGGACAATACTAATTTATCTCACACATCATTTTTCTTtatctaactgtgttatcacacttgcacattaaaattttaatatgattcacattaattgtcgctggtgagagtccaaatgtgtaatttgtgtgcttgaatcattttatattcaaaatttgatctatttgttgataaaaaggtagacttggtccgcaaaatttgatataaattgatttatagcattaatgcgattttctcttttattttttaatgtgaaaaatatttatgctttaggtaaatttaaacttatttttgcaggccaagtccacttctttatcaataaatagaaaaactccaaatattaagtgactcaaagacacaaataacatatttggatcctcacaagcgacaattaatatgattcacattaaaattttaatgggcAAGTGCCGTTagatttagtaattttttttgagtctGTCGGATCtagtaaattgaaattaaatttattaaagcgtttgctacactgagaaaaaaacgggagtgcgagtaactttttttcctcataactttaacactttttaggtgtaaaaatatatcaacattttttaatgttaattttacccctttttaagggtaaaattaacatgaaaaagggtaacattaaaccctaatacacctaaaaagcataatatttacaccgatttcggatcaatactgcagggtacaataaacatttccggaatgttattttaacttttacaaatttctctcagtgtatgactgATAACACTATGAAAAATTATATCTGTTTTTTAGTACGAAATCAGCCATGATGTTGTTGCCCTTAACAGTATCCGGGAGCTTTTGGTGATGATCAGAATTTGGGGCTTATTGAAGGAACAATGTCTCCCAATATTTGCCCGAGCAGATAATCTTGATATTCTCTCGACACTCTTTAGACTTCTGACCCGTTTAGCGTTCAATCCCAATGAACCAGATGATATGCTTTTGGGTAGGTTTTGCAAAGATCATCGGTTTCTTTCtggaaaatttagagaaaaaaaacttacttgcAGACGAATGCTGTTTATTGCCGAGTCAAGTGATGATTCCGCAGATGCCTTTTGTCAGCATGAGAGTCTGTGTAGCTTCTCCACTTCTGCCGAATCTCAATCTTCCACTCTACGTGAGTTAATTtgacatttttgtttgtaactGAAAAAAATGGTTTACTGAGTTTTATTGAATTGATAGTTCGAGTATCACGTTGAGCCGGAGTGTCTGAAATTCTCAGCCGATAACAGTCCTCTGGAGAATGGTGGATTGTCCAATGACAGTGTCGTGGACTCTGTGCGTCATCTGCAACTGGGTAAAATGCCCAACTGTACACGATGCTGCACCCGTTGTTTCGCAGCGACAGCCATGAACAGTGTGGCCAGGACGGCTGCAATGAAAGCATGGGAACAACGATGGTCCAGTGGATGTCGCTGTGGTGGCTTCTGGCGCCTACAATCCTACGTTTAAATAAACAGAACTTTGTGtatgtagaaaaaaatatttatttcacaattaaaCTGCAATGatttttcctaaataatttttatgagtTGATGTGCGATTTAACATAGTGCCGTCTCTCCAATTCCTTCTCTTGCTCCAACTTCTCCAATCGCACTTTATACTCTTCATTCTGCTTCTGTGATATTTCAAGTTGTCGCCTCAGTTCCTCTGTCTGCTTCTTGAGATCCAGCAATTGTTTCTCGATCTCCGATAGACCCATTGTGGTGGGCAGGGAAGATTTGGGCGTTACGGCAGATTCCATATCTGACGTCCTCTTCGAGATTGTATTTGACGTACCGGCTGGATATACATCCAAATGTGTGTATTCATCCGGATCTGTGTCATTTTCCAGGGCATCCACAGCATGGATGTCCAGCAAATTTGGCACTTGAGGGGGTCTCACCTTACAGCTCTCACTctgaaaataagtttttttttgtccatcAAACCACAAGTTATTAAGTCTTTGATATATGCGTTCTGAAAGATTTATGGAATTAacttgaaaatcaattttctgaagGACATTTATTGTCTTGGATTTAAGGAGGGCATGGTAGTCATAAATTTGAGGACACGCTTCCTCTTCCGCTCATAAGGTAagctacagggagttccgctttgaaagaatttttcgaGACCGAAAAAAGACCCGCGAActaactccagtgacacagtaaaattgcatatctaCAGGGgatatctttggaataagttacagaaacgccgTTATGTATGCAAGTCATTTAGAAGGAAACGAAGTTAGCCGACTGACAGATTCTGGAAAGATTGTCATTAATGTCCTCGAAGGTATGAAGAGAATGGCATACAACTCCGTAACAATACACTTGAAAATTATTATCATCGGCATACAAACGATACCCACAATCTCTAAAGACACGCAGgagatcattaaaaaaaattccgaagACTTACGAAAAATTTACATTGTCATaacgttagttttgaaaaaatgctTTCCGAGCTTTAGAGCTcgaatagactcaggctgatcctcaagaagatttagcttgtaaaatttggcagtaatgTAGGTAAGGTTTGTAGGGGCCTAAATAGATTCAGggtgatcttcgagaatatttagcatttAAAATTTGGTAGTATCGGAttatgtaaagaaaatttatacaaatgaCCTCTGATCGATGATCCTACGCAtccagtgtatgacagtttgagacaaatatttactgccaaattttacaggctacattaatattctcaaagattatcctgagtctatttgggttcTTAACGGGCATCTGACCTAAGGATTATTTATATGGCCTAGATTGTTTAATACTAAGTCAATGACGCAATGTCCTCccagacagacttacggcttaagccgagagatggcttagtaaGAAACTAATGGGAATAGTCTAATCATTATattgattataattatattaaGCCGCTCCTCGACTAAACGTGTCTGTCCATcacataaaaaatgaaaaatagactaggggagactggggcaaaaagtcacaaaacggatattttatttttttttcaaaaatttctaattaacgcagttttataagaaatttaccgctctacaactttgtgaaattaattttcctctattttataaggaaatacgtttatcgaggcgatttctaaaaggtaattttgtgactattctcaaaaatgctggggcaaatagtaccagacataagatactatcacattttgattcgctttattacgggcttccgtaaatttgaaaaaaatacctagaggacatattttcatagaaaatttattcatctacacctttgtaaaacaccgttgtCTCTgcgaaaaaagtgagaaaacgagaaaagcgcttttcaagctattttagaaaaaaaaacaaaagactacaaatcgtttgaccaatgcaaacaacaagcggcgagacatgataatgacgtttcttttcgccatgagacatcagaaattgcttcgctttttgttactttttgctctataccttttgttactttttaccctaagtggccatttttaataaaaggatttctggagaaaagaacttttgtgaaattctaaaataggggagggtggggcagtttcaatttttgcatattcttcttatccctttgaatggaatgggataaaacctttatgttattgaagagataactgaaacccatgttcataaaaacaattaatttcgtgacgcttctcgtttgaattctgtaattgattttgtaaaagtgcatcaaaatgaaactttttgtaatgttttattttcaacattttctgaactattgcacttagccatcgaagtaacataattttaataaattatcagtggttttatgattattatacggcatttagcgttgaatgaaatctaagaTGGTTCTGATAATTTTCGTTTGAGTTCCGAAAGttcgtgaggggcagtttcatgtaagcacacggagaagtttccagtgtctaacaagttacttttttaatcaaaattaacttaaaacgataattgaaaacgttttgtagctgttttgtcgataaagttcgaaattatggaaagtagtatt
Proteins encoded in this window:
- the LOC129804509 gene encoding mediator of RNA polymerase II transcription subunit 16 codes for the protein MLDLLFSIHKKVPTVLPIDTSNSKNFVTVSSGNIIAFTSNFDLTTGAYGYHSYVCDVNTPWNVYKVTSNKYPISILAWDVLGKYLLVGDTFGSICIWMQKDNFLSEWSHVYTANFPGECIIKAVFFHNGRKIAFNSEKKEASSYSDKFQKVKFFPSVRQFGGVPTEGFLVITASGLIGAVAIPPEQPTPPSPVAPANPPAQPATTQAQAPPLPPPAPPTPLTPHILTTVTESLGQTRSFYTTADVCYGKNGHFLIAASNNECRNKTLIVQCFRVIVKKTDEKLTITSHSLPSFFIDEGIGRDLPDLDLLKVKWTFQEDTDTLIVAMNSSIGGFIEVWGLVEKSTPIHKLFQANKSEVFKAFVWTPQSHFRYSSKILNICTSKLQLGSSGYISVVMADNSVFCLHRDTLSKAATGSLNVTHRMDMNDSSKQVKLSATPRDIDASWMGHLLVCLDNLGQLFVFKSNNMPEQLGMPSTIQHTVSLLEYCIVAGYDYLDILLAIRSSTIDNIVERLSENFNRQVNPIQQFYYVNFLTMKTNLYRLSPSGQNKSQDLACLLMLHSILIAFKSLLRPSDLTCHDKGPAEYLAMGLSESNTDVDKVLLNLEAKDFTVEPSTLQSLQQLIQWVSDLALNILARLPETRSSGGNMKNTGYEISHDVVALNSIRELLVMIRIWGLLKEQCLPIFARADNLDILSTLFRLLTRLAFNPNEPDDMLLDECCLLPSQVMIPQMPFVSMRVCVASPLLPNLNLPLYFEYHVEPECLKFSADNSPLENGGLSNDSVVDSVRHLQLGKMPNCTRCCTRCFAATAMNSVARTAAMKAWEQRWSSGCRCGGFWRLQSYV